Proteins from a single region of Chitinophagales bacterium:
- a CDS encoding T9SS type A sorting domain-containing protein codes for MKKMYIIIALLLIAGIMENSFAQNLTCGTDEHHQFKMQTDSAYQAQYNLFKARLRDAIQNPPSNQRNGHTYTIPVVVHVIHLGEPIGVGSNISDAQIHDAIQGLNDRFGNNNIGSGVDTEIEFCLATNDPNGLSTDGINRVNGAIIPGYYNNGMERGSCSGGDEEDLKDLSKWPVSDYYNIWVVHDICGNVAGFAYFPSTYPYNGTVIVSDYMNYSYITLAHELGHGLSLYHTFQDDGIDAYCPTDNDCTSDGDGVCDTPPHKRSDCGSSNPCTSSGDWDNSRYNYMSYCSTRDRFTQGQKDRMQAVLQVYPRASLLTSSGCYEPCMLSSATVEASCHGDNTGSATVVATGGTPGYTYTWNTNPPQNSPTATGLSAGTYKVTLTDAGGCSDSTTVTVTETPQISFSTSSTDASCNGENDGSASVMNVTGGTTIQSIAITEDWEGSHSWTFVNGTQSNQWLVGSATSNGGTNSAYISNNASSNTYTITSGSIVHFYKDFTFPADASDIQVEFDWKGNGESNYDYMRVYLVDTTTNPAAGSMLSSGLIGSDYNMQATWDTETISGLDANAGTTKRLVFTWRNDGSVGTQPPPAVDNITVSYEATPSQPYTYEWSTTPAQNSETIDNLAAGSYTVTVTDGIGCTNSSTVMVSGQPEVATTSITPSGGGNNGAIVLAVSNGSEPYSYNWSNGDATRNISDLTAGYYTLTVMDDNGCTATHSVSVPVNVSIIENGLEETFQLYPNPVAGNLYIKAELKDIRSVRVQITDALGRTVYRQEMGRISDLNEVINLSENADGIYFIRLFAGNESVTKRVVLHKF; via the coding sequence ATGAAAAAAATGTATATTATTATAGCTTTGCTGCTAATTGCTGGCATAATGGAAAACAGTTTTGCCCAAAACTTAACTTGTGGTACAGACGAGCATCACCAATTCAAGATGCAGACGGACTCTGCTTATCAGGCTCAATACAATTTATTTAAAGCCCGGCTTCGCGATGCCATTCAAAACCCTCCATCAAATCAGCGGAATGGCCATACTTATACCATTCCCGTGGTAGTGCATGTTATACATTTAGGCGAGCCGATCGGTGTAGGCAGCAATATCTCAGATGCGCAAATACATGACGCTATTCAGGGACTGAATGACAGGTTTGGAAACAATAATATAGGCTCCGGGGTGGATACTGAAATAGAATTTTGCCTGGCCACCAATGATCCCAATGGACTCAGTACCGATGGAATCAACAGGGTTAATGGGGCAATTATACCAGGTTATTATAATAATGGAATGGAAAGAGGTAGTTGTTCTGGTGGTGATGAGGAAGATTTAAAAGACTTAAGCAAATGGCCGGTTTCTGATTATTATAATATATGGGTTGTACATGATATATGTGGCAACGTAGCTGGTTTTGCTTATTTTCCATCAACCTATCCTTATAATGGAACTGTAATAGTTTCTGACTATATGAATTATTCTTATATTACACTTGCGCACGAACTTGGGCATGGGTTATCTTTGTACCATACTTTTCAAGACGATGGAATCGATGCTTATTGCCCTACTGATAATGATTGTACTTCAGATGGAGATGGAGTTTGTGATACGCCTCCCCATAAGCGAAGCGATTGTGGAAGCAGCAATCCATGTACCTCGTCAGGAGATTGGGACAACAGCAGATATAACTATATGAGCTATTGCTCCACACGAGACAGGTTTACACAAGGACAGAAGGACAGGATGCAGGCTGTATTACAGGTTTACCCGCGTGCAAGCTTATTGACTTCATCAGGATGCTACGAACCATGTATGCTTTCAAGTGCAACAGTTGAAGCCAGTTGCCATGGGGATAATACAGGCAGTGCAACAGTTGTTGCAACAGGTGGTACTCCCGGTTATACCTACACCTGGAATACCAATCCGCCACAAAATTCGCCAACGGCTACCGGCCTTTCGGCAGGAACCTACAAAGTTACGCTCACCGATGCGGGAGGCTGTTCAGATTCAACAACAGTTACCGTCACCGAAACTCCTCAAATTTCATTCAGCACATCTTCTACCGATGCAAGCTGTAACGGTGAAAATGACGGCAGTGCCTCGGTGATGAATGTAACGGGAGGTACTACGATTCAGTCGATCGCTATTACCGAAGATTGGGAAGGAAGCCATTCCTGGACTTTTGTCAATGGTACGCAGAGCAATCAATGGCTTGTCGGTTCGGCTACATCCAATGGAGGCACTAACTCCGCTTATATATCCAATAATGCTTCTTCCAACACATATACAATAACTTCAGGCTCCATAGTTCATTTTTATAAGGACTTTACTTTTCCGGCAGATGCCAGCGACATTCAAGTGGAGTTTGACTGGAAAGGCAATGGTGAGTCAAATTATGATTACATGAGGGTATATCTGGTTGATACCACCACTAATCCGGCTGCCGGATCAATGCTTTCCAGTGGATTGATAGGGAGCGATTATAATATGCAAGCCACATGGGATACCGAAACAATAAGCGGCCTTGATGCCAATGCAGGAACGACAAAGCGATTGGTTTTTACCTGGAGAAATGACGGTAGCGTAGGAACACAACCACCACCTGCTGTTGACAATATCACTGTCAGCTATGAAGCTACCCCGTCTCAGCCTTATACTTATGAATGGAGTACGACCCCTGCTCAAAACTCTGAAACAATCGATAATCTTGCAGCAGGCAGCTATACTGTGACAGTCACAGATGGAATTGGCTGCACCAATTCATCCACGGTAATGGTCAGCGGGCAACCTGAGGTAGCAACCACTTCTATAACTCCTTCCGGTGGAGGCAATAACGGAGCCATTGTGCTGGCGGTAAGTAATGGATCAGAGCCATACAGCTACAACTGGTCAAATGGGGATGCAACTCGGAATATTTCAGACCTTACAGCCGGATATTATACCTTAACCGTTATGGACGATAACGGTTGCACAGCAACACACAGCGTTTCGGTTCCGGTAAATGTAAGTATTATTGAAAACGGGCTGGAAGAGACATTTCAGCTTTACCCCAATCCTGTTGCCGGAAACCTATATATAAAGGCCGAACTAAAGGACATTAGGTCTGTAAGGGTTCAAATTACAGATGCTTTGGGTAGGACAGTTTACCGGCAGGAAATGGGGAGGATTTCTGATCTAAATGAGGTCATCAACCTTTCAGAAAACGCAGATGGTATTTATTTCATAAGGTTGTTTGCCGGTAATGAATCAGTGACTAAAAGAGTGGTGCTGCATAAATTTTAA
- a CDS encoding carboxymuconolactone decarboxylase family protein, with product MQRPLVAPKKEAADTELKKLIVFYEETLGFCPNSIKTMYHRPRIALAFIEMNKAVMENKGRVSSALKRMIGYISSNAAGCRYCQAHTIRAAERYGAEVEKLDNIWDYKTHPAFNDAERAALDLALSASNIPNTVDNALAEKLKKHWDEGEIVEIMGVISLFGFLNRWNDSMGTEMEAPAVKSGEKHLKKKGWNTGKHRY from the coding sequence ATGCAGCGACCACTTGTAGCTCCCAAAAAAGAAGCAGCAGATACAGAATTGAAAAAGTTAATTGTTTTTTATGAAGAAACACTTGGCTTCTGTCCAAACAGTATAAAAACCATGTATCACCGTCCACGCATAGCCCTGGCTTTTATAGAAATGAACAAGGCCGTGATGGAAAACAAAGGACGCGTGAGCAGTGCCTTAAAACGAATGATCGGTTATATCAGCAGCAATGCAGCCGGTTGTCGCTATTGTCAGGCGCATACCATCAGGGCTGCAGAGAGATACGGGGCTGAAGTGGAAAAACTCGACAATATCTGGGATTACAAAACCCATCCTGCTTTCAATGATGCAGAACGAGCAGCACTGGATTTGGCGCTAAGTGCTTCAAATATCCCAAACACTGTAGATAATGCCCTTGCTGAAAAGCTCAAAAAACACTGGGATGAAGGAGAAATTGTTGAGATTATGGGCGTCATTTCCCTCTTTGGTTTTCTGAACCGATGGAACGATTCCATGGGCACCGAAATGGAAGCCCCCGCAGTTAAATCGGGTGAAAAACACCTGAAAAAAAAAGGATGGAACACCGGTAAGCACCGATATTGA
- the thrC gene encoding threonine synthase — protein sequence MNYYSTKNKNLKSTFRNAVIQGLPEDNGLFMPEKIPVLPSGYFSDIQEKTIQQVAFDVLQAFVGDEISSDKLQEIIDKTYSFPFPLVNINDNIFTLELFHGASYAFKDVGATFLALCLDEFYKDSNEKCTILVATSGDTGGAVAAAFSKTKNVEVVILYPSGKVSELQEKQLTTFEKNVTALEIEGDFDDCQALVKEAFLDSELRKQKKISSANSINVARLLPQAVYYFAPFIHFGAERDISISVPSGNYGNLTAGLIAQKMGLPVKQFIAASNSNDVVPRFLASDKFEPRPTIATISNAMDVGKPSNFQRLTDLWDTEELKEKIKAYSYSDTATLKCMQKVYQKKHYLLDPHGAVGYLALQDYLSDKNDIGVVLETAHPCKFMDVVKNITNENIIPASAEPLLKKEKKSIKMKVDYKEFKAFLLS from the coding sequence ATGAACTACTACAGTACTAAGAATAAAAACCTGAAATCCACTTTTCGAAATGCTGTGATTCAGGGCTTACCGGAAGACAATGGCCTGTTTATGCCTGAAAAAATCCCGGTATTGCCCAGCGGATATTTTTCAGATATTCAGGAAAAAACCATTCAGCAGGTAGCCTTTGATGTATTGCAAGCCTTTGTGGGTGATGAAATCAGCAGTGATAAACTTCAGGAAATCATTGACAAAACCTATTCCTTTCCCTTTCCGCTGGTCAATATCAACGATAATATTTTTACGCTTGAGCTCTTTCACGGAGCAAGCTATGCCTTTAAAGATGTGGGCGCCACTTTCCTGGCTTTATGTCTGGATGAATTTTATAAGGATTCCAATGAGAAGTGCACAATTTTAGTCGCTACTTCCGGTGATACAGGAGGTGCCGTTGCCGCTGCATTTTCCAAAACAAAAAATGTAGAAGTGGTCATTTTATACCCTTCCGGTAAAGTGAGCGAATTGCAGGAAAAGCAGCTGACTACTTTTGAGAAAAATGTGACTGCTCTGGAAATAGAAGGCGATTTTGACGATTGCCAGGCTTTGGTAAAAGAGGCTTTTTTGGATAGTGAATTGCGTAAGCAAAAAAAAATCAGCTCTGCAAATTCGATCAATGTTGCGCGCTTATTGCCACAGGCAGTTTATTATTTTGCGCCCTTTATTCATTTTGGAGCCGAACGGGACATCAGTATTTCCGTGCCAAGTGGCAATTATGGCAATCTCACTGCCGGACTTATAGCCCAAAAAATGGGCTTGCCAGTAAAACAATTTATTGCCGCCTCCAACAGCAATGATGTAGTGCCAAGATTTTTAGCATCCGATAAATTTGAGCCACGCCCTACTATTGCCACTATTTCCAATGCAATGGATGTGGGAAAACCCAGCAATTTTCAGCGATTGACTGATTTGTGGGATACGGAAGAGCTGAAAGAAAAAATAAAGGCTTACTCCTATTCAGATACAGCCACTTTGAAATGTATGCAGAAGGTTTATCAGAAAAAGCACTATTTACTCGATCCACATGGTGCTGTGGGTTATCTGGCCTTGCAGGATTATTTATCAGACAAAAATGATATAGGCGTGGTTCTGGAAACTGCCCATCCCTGTAAATTCATGGATGTAGTGAAAAATATTACCAACGAAAACATCATTCCTGCTTCTGCTGAACCATTGCTGAAGAAAGAAAAGAAAAGCATTAAAATGAAAGTAGATTACAAGGAGTTCAAAGCTTTTTTGCTTTCATAA